In a genomic window of Bernardetia sp.:
- a CDS encoding PAS domain S-box protein: protein MERPEFNPLSDPKLAHSDNSPYAWLSHLPVLVWQTNAELVVENIMGALTEEFEIDTTKIIQKTVWVLEEEKGNEWVFSAQSHADVLLGEEFYSIINYKEKFYRLQITALKKGSKLVGTAGMLTKINLGQPSESTTDSTSSSTNDALIYKCAELLPSPTLIFSATDNEIEVANEPFLKSFKYDREEIIGQSINMLIGSSDLSQIRNRTRRRRVVRTFEIKMRRKEQGKFFWVKMAVQMMQIAQQKHYLLQFTDITKSRHNEGKWRSLIKFAPDYVLHVDLDGNIQYINRTPKETSISEMMGRNVYGIITPNERGQLKKIFEQVYETKNIGRFESLIYNFNTQSRTTWLSIRIAPMMTDDEVTGFALIASDITKAKQNQEQLSQSEAKNKVLLDTIPDQMFLLSEDGTILDYKADQQDYYHLQNPVGKKIGDVFLLMVSGKVEQTIQKTLLTKKPQSIQYNHLTKDEGLIHLEARMNLSTRGEVLMIVRNVTEQKRNEEAIVKNRQEYKQLLNNIDEIVYAVGIDPNNGTYQLTFVSEHLQSVLNYPLDFFDEGFIPWMRVIHPKDRRQVLETTQEAIWKQTKISRIFRILHHTEKKYLWLEERINPQFDNLGNLIGFLGVARDITQEKIAKEENQRLISLIGSSHEFIGLTDKDGNIKFINEAGKTLLGVDEENLYNKKNREDVIGTSILEYFTRSSQEKIRTEVLQFARYESWETELRIINRRKYMPLDVAVSFFPIKLNETQETTSIAVVIRDISERKRSERKIKQSEQKYRTLIDTMREGIIVLNGKDEIVYVNERVLELLGHVQGELLGKTIDKLLFPDTIDEESHSTIQKRVKIQPEQYELQLRKKSGDGLWTWISSNPIKSDQVESLGTILAVADINSLKVAQNEIVSVNKEMEQLLYRSSHDLKGPISSVEGVLNLFRIEKSGDATVQQYTTMIETSVKKLSELIKDLTKVSSIKQGKLNTKVIDFEELINSIINTFSFYENYENIDFRVHINTKKEFCTDESLLYTIIQNFIENGIKYSKRFQDNALVQVTVKDTSRGVEMEFLDNGIGIPKKYQSTIFDMFIRASDQAKGSGLGLYIVQNAIKKLGGTIHLESEPHEGSIFTVKLPCMNL, encoded by the coding sequence ATGGAAAGACCAGAATTTAATCCACTTTCAGACCCTAAATTAGCTCATTCAGATAATAGTCCGTATGCATGGTTGTCGCATTTACCTGTTTTGGTTTGGCAAACAAATGCTGAGCTTGTAGTGGAGAATATTATGGGAGCATTGACAGAGGAGTTTGAAATTGATACCACTAAAATTATTCAAAAAACAGTTTGGGTATTAGAAGAAGAAAAAGGCAATGAGTGGGTTTTTTCGGCGCAGTCGCACGCTGATGTGCTTTTAGGAGAAGAGTTTTACTCAATTATAAATTATAAAGAAAAGTTTTATCGTCTTCAAATTACGGCTCTCAAAAAAGGAAGTAAACTTGTCGGTACAGCAGGAATGCTAACCAAAATAAATCTAGGACAACCTAGCGAAAGTACCACTGATTCTACTTCAAGCTCAACAAATGATGCTCTAATTTATAAATGTGCAGAATTACTCCCTTCCCCTACACTAATTTTTTCTGCCACAGATAATGAAATAGAGGTAGCCAATGAGCCATTTCTTAAATCATTCAAATATGATAGAGAAGAAATTATAGGGCAGTCTATCAATATGCTTATTGGTAGTAGCGACCTATCTCAAATTCGAAACCGTACACGTAGAAGAAGAGTTGTACGAACATTTGAGATAAAGATGAGACGCAAGGAGCAAGGAAAGTTCTTTTGGGTCAAGATGGCTGTTCAGATGATGCAAATAGCCCAACAAAAACATTATCTACTTCAGTTTACAGACATTACAAAGAGTCGTCATAATGAAGGCAAATGGCGTTCTCTTATCAAATTTGCGCCTGATTATGTATTGCACGTAGATTTAGATGGTAATATACAGTACATCAACCGTACTCCGAAGGAAACTTCTATTTCAGAAATGATGGGTAGAAATGTTTATGGCATCATTACACCTAATGAAAGAGGACAACTCAAAAAAATATTCGAACAAGTATATGAAACTAAAAATATAGGACGTTTTGAAAGTCTGATTTATAATTTTAATACTCAATCTCGTACCACATGGCTAAGCATCAGAATAGCTCCTATGATGACAGACGACGAGGTAACAGGGTTTGCTCTCATTGCTTCAGACATTACAAAAGCAAAACAAAATCAAGAACAGTTGAGCCAAAGTGAAGCTAAAAACAAAGTTTTACTAGATACTATTCCAGACCAAATGTTTTTACTCTCAGAAGATGGAACTATTTTGGATTACAAAGCAGACCAACAAGACTACTATCATTTGCAAAACCCTGTGGGCAAGAAAATAGGAGATGTTTTTCTACTGATGGTTTCTGGAAAAGTAGAACAAACTATTCAGAAAACGCTACTGACAAAAAAACCACAATCTATCCAATACAACCATCTTACAAAAGATGAAGGCTTGATTCATTTGGAAGCTCGTATGAACCTCAGCACGAGAGGAGAAGTCTTGATGATTGTTAGAAATGTTACAGAACAAAAGCGAAATGAGGAAGCTATAGTAAAAAATAGACAAGAATATAAACAACTACTCAATAATATTGATGAAATTGTATATGCAGTAGGTATAGACCCCAATAATGGCACATATCAACTCACATTTGTAAGCGAACACTTGCAGTCCGTTCTCAATTACCCTCTTGATTTTTTTGATGAAGGATTTATTCCTTGGATGCGTGTTATTCATCCAAAAGATAGAAGGCAGGTATTAGAAACTACACAAGAAGCGATATGGAAACAAACTAAAATATCTAGAATATTCAGAATTTTACACCACACAGAAAAAAAATATTTGTGGCTAGAAGAACGTATCAATCCACAATTTGATAATTTGGGTAATCTGATAGGGTTTTTGGGAGTGGCAAGAGATATAACGCAAGAAAAAATTGCAAAAGAAGAAAATCAGAGACTTATTTCGCTCATCGGAAGTAGTCATGAATTTATTGGACTGACAGATAAGGACGGAAATATAAAATTTATAAACGAAGCTGGCAAAACCTTATTAGGTGTAGATGAAGAAAATCTATACAACAAAAAAAATAGAGAGGATGTAATAGGTACAAGTATTTTAGAATATTTTACACGTTCTTCTCAAGAAAAAATAAGAACAGAAGTATTGCAGTTTGCTAGGTATGAGTCTTGGGAAACCGAACTTCGAATTATCAATAGAAGAAAATACATGCCATTAGATGTAGCTGTTTCTTTCTTTCCCATAAAGCTCAACGAAACTCAAGAGACTACTTCTATTGCTGTTGTGATACGTGATATTAGCGAGCGCAAACGTTCTGAAAGAAAAATAAAACAAAGTGAACAGAAATATAGAACGCTTATAGATACAATGCGTGAAGGAATCATTGTATTAAATGGTAAAGATGAAATTGTATATGTCAATGAGCGAGTATTAGAACTTTTAGGGCATGTACAAGGTGAATTACTTGGTAAAACTATTGATAAATTACTTTTTCCAGATACAATAGATGAAGAGTCGCACAGTACAATTCAAAAGAGAGTAAAAATACAACCTGAACAGTATGAATTACAACTTCGCAAAAAATCTGGTGATGGATTATGGACATGGATAAGTAGCAATCCAATAAAGTCTGACCAAGTAGAGTCTTTAGGGACAATTTTGGCAGTTGCTGATATAAATTCGTTGAAAGTAGCACAAAATGAGATTGTTTCTGTAAATAAAGAAATGGAACAGCTGCTCTACCGTTCGTCGCACGATTTGAAAGGACCGATTAGTTCAGTAGAAGGTGTTTTGAATCTTTTCAGAATAGAAAAAAGTGGAGATGCTACTGTACAGCAATACACAACAATGATAGAAACCTCTGTCAAAAAATTAAGCGAACTCATCAAGGATTTGACCAAAGTATCCTCTATCAAACAAGGAAAATTAAATACAAAGGTCATAGATTTTGAAGAACTCATAAACAGTATCATCAATACATTTTCTTTCTATGAAAACTATGAAAATATTGATTTTAGAGTGCATATAAATACAAAAAAAGAGTTTTGCACAGACGAAAGTTTACTTTATACTATTATTCAGAACTTTATTGAGAATGGTATTAAGTATTCTAAGCGTTTTCAAGACAATGCACTGGTGCAGGTTACAGTAAAAGACACTAGCAGAGGCGTAGAAATGGAGTTTTTAGATAATGGAATTGGTATTCCAAAGAAATATCAATCCACTATATTTGATATGTTTATTCGTGCCAGCGACCAAGCCAAGGGAAGTGGACTAGGACTTTACATTGTTCAGAATGCTATCAAAAAATTAGGGGGAACGATTCACTTAGAAAGTGAGCCTCACGAAGGCTCTATTTTTACAGTCAAATTGCCTTGTATGAATTTGTAA